The DNA window TCCGGCCTGGTCCTGCCAGATACCCGCAACACTCTCCCCATGACCAACTGGCAACCGCTACGATTGAAACGGGCAATGACCGGATGAATTGAGGGAGATACCGCCGCTTCCGCATGATCGGCCCGGCCATCCTCCACATGAAGAGAACCGGCAAGACCGGAGTTCCCAGTGCATACAGAAAGCGCATGCCCGGCGAGAGCTGCGTCCATCTCATGCCGGCAAAACAGCGGCCATGATGGTAGCGCCGGATCAGGAAAGGCACGAGCCGATAGGACTTCCTGTCATAGACCACCATCGACGGCGCCGACCGGAGCTGCACCCCTTCATCTTGCAGCGACCGGCACCAATAGGTCTTCCAGAATCCCTGCTCGATAAATTCAGTTCCCCGGCTCAATGCCGCGCGCTTGAACGCAATGTTATTGCCGGGAAGCTCCGAAACATTCCCGCCGGGAAGCGGCAACATGAACTGGCCATATTCACAGAAATACGCGGCCCAATCGACCAGACTGCGCTCCGGCGACGGATCCACCGCTCCACCAATGACCAGATCGGGCGACTCATGAGCGGCCAGAATGGAAGCGGCCCACCGACGGTCCGGCACCGAGCAGTCGTCGAGAATAGCGATCAGCGCGCCGCGAGACTGTCTGATCCCCGCGCCCCAAAGGACGGGCAGTGTCGTGCCCTGCGGGAATTGCAGCGTCATGATCCCCTCGTCCTGCCCCCTCGAATGACGGTCCGCCCGATCGCCCGACCCGTCCGCAACAATGATTTCCAATGCCTCTGCACCTTCCTGGGCGCGAAGCGAGGCCAGCACTGGCATGAGATCCCGGTGGGTATGCGTGCAGGCCACAATCACGGACAGCCGAGGACTCTTGAACGGCTCCCCTCCGCTCATGCCCGAGGCCCCGTCGGCGCCACATAGCCCGTGCATTCACCGGCGGCCCAGCTCGCGAGAAATAGCAGCGTCACCGGCATCGCCAGCAGCAGCTGTGCCCTATGCCGTTTCCGGCGCAACACCTGGCGTGCGATGCGCGACAGCATGAGAAACGGGATCAGTGGCGCCGCCACAATATGCACCAGCCGCACCGCGGCAGGCAGCCGCCTCGCATTGGACGACCCGAATTGCCGGCCATGCCAGAATCGCTGCCGCATAAACGCTCTGAACGTGAACGAACGCATGTGGCGCACGCCGATGCGCGGCGTCATGAGCAACCGGCAGCCGTCCGCGATCAGTTTGGCATGGACGTCCGGCTCCCAAAACCCGCTCACACGCACATCCGTGCAACGATCCAGCGCCCATCGTTTGTAGGAGGCATTGTCGGCGGGAATATCGTGAATATAATAGGGCGCAAAGGGTTTCATATATTTGGCATAACGGCAGAAGTAGACCGCCCAATCGACAATGCCGGAAGAGGCCTCGTTCTCGATCGCGCCTCCGATTCCGGCCGCATCGCTCTCGCGATGCGCGGCGAGGATTTCGGCCATCCACTCGCCATCCGGCACGCAATGGGCCGTGGTGAGCGCGATAATAGGCCCCCGGCTTGCCCGAATGCCGGCTTCCCACAATTCAGGCACCCACTGCTCAGGAGCCGTGGACAAGAGCCTCACACCGGGAAACTGGGCCGTCACGATGGCGGTGGTTCCATCCGTCGAATTATCCACCACGATGATTTCGGCTCGGCCTTCCGCGCATTGCTGCTGCATGGCATCCAGACAGGCCGCAACGCTGGCCTCGGCATTGTGCGACCCGATGACGACCGAGAGCTCCGGAAGGACCTGTGCACCCGCGCCCGACGACGTTGCCATTATGGATGACTCACGGCTGCGCGACCGTTATGGGTCTCGCCTTGCATCAGAAGGTCGCGGATCCGAGCCACATTCAGCATCGCCTCCGCGCTGACGGGTGAACGCCCGCCGGTTCGTGCCGCTTCGTACAATTCGGCAACCAGCCCCGTCAGGCCAGGATAGGCAGGCTCACGCATAAAGGCTCTCCTGCCCAGGTTCACCGAAGCCGCGACCCCGCGCCTGACGGCCAGATCAAATGGCCGCAGGATTTTTCTTTCTTTCGACACTGCCCCAGGCTCGATGAACGCATAGCCGTGAAAGAGATCGAGATGAATGGTTCCCGATGCGCCAAAGATCTTCACGGTGCTTTGGGTGGGACGAGCCTGAAGGCTAATCATGACAGACACCGTAACGCCACCCGCCTCCGTCATCGCGCGAAACTCTCCGGCTTGCGGACGGATCCGCAGCCATGAATCTGGCACCATGCCGCCTGGAAGAAAGGCCTGCGCCAGGGACAGCGGATGGGGCAAAATCTCGGCGACAATCGAGTCGAGTTCACGTTCCTGCCGCCCGGCTCCCCCTGCCGTGCAAAACGCCGCGTCCAGATGCAGGACCCGGCCGATGCGGCCTAACAGCCGCCGGGCCTTGATCACTCCCCGTTGAAACACGAACTGATGAACCGGGCAGATCAGCACTCCACGACTGGCCGCCAACTGGATCAACCGTTGCGTCCCAGCTGCGTCAGGGGCCGCCGGTTTCTCGATCAGCACATGCTTGCCTGCCTCAATCGCAATCCCGGCAATCTGTTCATGCGTCTCCAGCGGGGTGCAGATATGGATCAGATCGCAGGACACCCGGCGCAATAACTCTGTGATGTCGGCATAGGCGTCACGGCCTCCACACGCTCCGGCCAACCGCGTCGCGGCGTCGAGATTGCGGTCGGCAATCGCGACAATCTGGCCCCCTGCCTGCTTGGCGGCATGGGCATGCCACCGGCCCATGAGGCCGGCGCCAACGATCCCAACTCTGAGTGGGCGGCGCGCGGCAGCCGACGTCTTTTGCGATTCAGCGTCCATCATCGTCTTGGACCCTCTGATCATCCCACCGTCCTATCGCGGAACGGTTCCGTCCAGATAGGGAGCCAGGGCGATGGCCCGTCCGGACTCCGCCGCATCGTAGGCGGCCAGGGTCAAGGCCAGAGTGGCCTTGTGATCCGCCGCAGTTCCTGCCGGCGCCACGCCCTTCTCGATCGCGGACAGGAAGTGTCCGACCTGGACTGCGGTGGCGGACGCAAAGGGATTCATCCCATCCGTACCGATCACTGTCGCCCGTTCAGCCTGTTGCAGCACCGCTTGCCCGCCTTGCACAACATGCATCCCCATAAACGGCTTCCGCTGGCGCGTATGCATCCCGACCTCGAACCGCAGCTCCCCGCCGATGGAGGTATGAATGGCCGCATGTTCCCCGTCGAGCCGCATCTCCAAATACCGCTCGGGGCCTTTGCTCAACCGGTCCAGGAGAATGGAGGCGGCCCGGCCATCCGGGAATTCCATCGCCATGATATTGAGCGATTCGGTGGTGGAGCCGGGGATCGGCCTGGGCATATGCGCCCACAAGGTGGACGGCGTCGCGTCAAAAAAGTAGCGAACCAGTTCAAAGACATGCACGCCGAATTCGAAACATAACCGGCGCTTCATGCTGGCGCGCCACCCGGCTTCCGTGTCGGCGGTGGGCCGGAACGTTTGCCAGGCGTGCAAGAACAGCAGCCGGCCAAACTCCGGTGAACCGATCCGTTTCTTGGCGGCCTGGTACATCTTCATATTCGGGAATTGGCTATTCACGACGACCGACCGTTGCGCGCGGGCCGAGGCCCGGATAATCTCGTCGGCATGAGTGAGGCTTTCCGCCAGGGGTTTTTCGCAAAACACGTGACACCCCCGCGCAAGCGCATCAAGACATTGGCTGTGGTGCAGAAACGGCGGGGTGCAGATGCTCACCATATCGGGCTTCGTCTTGTCGAGCATCTCTTCCGGGCTCTCATAGATCGCCTGGAACGCACCGCTCTGTTCCATCGACGCCCGGGCCGCAGGATCGACATCGCACCCGCCTACGAGGGTCAGGCGATCCTTGAGCCGGCGATAGGCCGGGAGATGGATATTTTTCGTGACCGCGCCCAACCCGATGACAGCAAGCCGCACCATCAGAACCCTCCACTGGAATATGAGACAGGCTGCGCCCGCCTATCAGGGATTACCACGCGCCTGACCGTACTTTGTGAGAAAAGCTCATCAAGGCAACCCTATCTTTGGCGCTCAGAAATAAGAACAACCCGACAAGCGCACCCAGCGCCACCGCGGCCTTGGACAAAAGCATGGGATACTGCCACCCATCGTACTGTCTAAAAATGCCGCCGAGCACGACCGTCACCAGCAGGCTATACCCCATCAGCCATACCAGCCGGGCGGGCAATACAAATCCGTGCCAACGCTTAAGCCGGACAAAGGTGCCGAGCGTGACCAACGCACTGGCTGCCACGAACCCTGAGGCAGCTCCGATCACTCCGTACTGCGGCACCAGCACGACGGCGGAACAGGCGGCCAGGATGCTTCCCAGACAGGACAGGGTTGTAAACGAAACCATGTCATCCAATCCGATCAAGAGCGCCTGATAGATACCGGCGTACATTGTAAAGGTTTGCCACAGCATGAAGAGAAACATATATTGCGCCGCGACCAGGAATTTCGGCGAGAACGCGAGGGCCAGCAAGACATGCGGGAACAGGAGCGCGGGTATGGACACAACCGTCACAATCATGGCCATCTGCTTTTGAAACTCCACGGCAACGTGAAACTTCTCTTCCTTGGGTCCGGCCCGATTCACCCTCGGAGTGAAAAATAAACCGTTGAGCGGCGTCAGAACCGCGCTCATGAGCAGCGCCACTGCCATGCCAGCCTGGAGAAACCCCGCCTCGGCCTCGCCATAAGTCTCAAGAACGGCATACCTCGTCACCAACAACGCCCCGGTAGACATGATCGCGCCGAGATAAAATAAAAAGCTGAAGGACACGACATTGCCCATCCGGCGGAAACCAGCCACGATGCCCACCTTGCAGTCGGCAATCGACAAGCCCAACGTGCGCCGAAGATATTCGACCACCACGACGGCCAAGACCGTGATGGTGCACACACTGGCGACATAGAGCCCGGTGATGCCTCCGGCCAGGAGGCCGAGCGTGCCGGCCACCGCCATGGCGATGCCCGTGAACACGATTAAACGCGCCGATCCGGTAGACTGTTGGGCCGCCGCCAGCACATTGGGAAACAAGCCGGCCAAGGCCGTGGCGGGAATCCCCAAAAGGCCCAGCACGAGCAGGGTCTGATACGGAACAATTTTGGCGGGAAACAGATCCGCGCGGAACAATACGACGCCGGCGGCCACCAATGCACCGACCGTGCTGAGAAACAGCAGGACTTTCAAAAATACGACATAGCCATCGCGAAAGGCTTCACCTCCCTCGCTATGGGCTTTGGAAAGAAACTTCACCGCGGCAAAGGGAAGGCTGAGCGTGCAGACATGGGTCACGAACTGAATGGTTTGATCGATGCTGCTGATAATACCAATGCCTTCGGGGCCCACCCACAGGGCAAGGACCTTCGTTCTGGCGATGTTCACCAGCATGCCAAGGATTTGCAACCCGCCTATCCCGAGAAGTATTCCAAACATCGGCTCCCCATCCTATGCGGTCCCAGACGGCACCGCGCCCGCGAGATTACAGGGCGACCCCGGTGTCTTCGCGAATAATCGTTCTGAAGATATCCGCGAACGCCTCTTTGCTGAACGGCCTGAACTGCGGAGAGCTGAGAAAATCCCGCGCATTCTGCCGATAGGCGCGAATGGCCTGGCCGTCGAGCGATTTCAGAAACGCGCGGAGGTCCGGATAATTCGAGAATTGCCGCATGTCGATGAAACATTCGGCGGGAATACGGTCGGTGATATTCGGCGCGCCCCAATAAATGGGGACGGTGCCGGCAAAGAAGCAATCGAAGATCTTCTCGGTGATCCATCCTGTGAGAATCATGTTTTCGAAGCAGAGCGCAAACGTGTACTGGCTGAGCGCCTCGGCTTTCGTATTGGCGCGCCCCCGGTAGACTCGGCGGGCCGCTTCGAGCAATGGATCGGGACGTATCCGATGCCAGCGGCGAACGATCTCGCGCTGAATCCGGCGCACGGTCGCCGGCACCCAGGTCTTTCCCACACGGCTCGACGGGTCATTCCAGCCCGGCCCGTATAACTCGATGTCGTTCGTACGGGAGAAGTACTCGACCGCCTTTTGACGCTCGGTATAGAGTTCATTCACATAGAGCCGGGGCAACTTATTCGAATTGATCATCACCATGAACTTATGCCTGGGCTGATCCCACACGGCCTCGTGAACCCGGTCAAACGACTGCGGCCAGCACATCGATTCCAGCCTGAGCCGGCTCCCGACAAATGGCGCCAACGAATCGCTGTCGCTCCAGGAATAAATACGCTTAAACTCGCACTGTACGCCGTTCAAGCCTCGGTACAACGACGGCTCCACAATCGGACATTCCATGGCAAAGAACGCGCTGGCCACCGTATCCGATCGCTTCACGATTCGCGGATAGTTTTCCAGTTGCCCCATGGACACATAGACATTGCGGCCCGCCGAGGGAGGCGCCTCAAGCAGATAGTCCGCGGTGCGCACCGCAATGCCTTGCGATGCGAGCTGGGCTCTCAAGTGGACGTACGGGGCATTCATTTGATCGCCGTTCGGGCGGCCATCCTCAAGTTCGAACAGCCGATCACGCAAAAAGTGATGCGAGGGGGGATCGATGTAGAGCATAATGTTCGTAGCCTTATTCGACATGGGTATGAGATTCCTTTCGAAAGGACAACTCGGCCGCTATCCTCTTATGCCCACTTGGCCAGCCAATGTTTCAAGACATACAGGCTGTGAATCTGGGCGGTCCCATCGGCCCCTCGCGACACTCCTGCCAGAAGATCGGCCATCAACTGCGCGCTGTCAAGGATATGATCCACGGGATTCTCGCTTGGACCGCGTCCAAACAATTGGCCTAGGTCGCCATCCATCCATCGTTTCAACGGCATGGCAAACCCCTGCTTGGGCCGATAGAGCACGGAATCCGGCAGCCACGCTCGCAACGCCGACTTCAACACGGACTTGGCTTGATGCCGATCAGCCAATAGATGCGGAGGAATCTTGGCCGCCAAGGCCACGAGGTCCCGATGGAGATACACAGGCCGCACCTCCAGAGAGACCGCCATGCTGGCCCGATCGACCTTGACCAAAATATCTCCCGCCAAAGTCATTTTCAGATCGACATACCGCATCGCATTGATGAGGCCCACACGTTCGGGAGAAGCCTTGAGGAGCAACGGGCGAATCGTCTCGGCCGGCGCATAGTGTTTAAGCGCCTGGGCCAGCGGGCCGCGCGCCACAGACCGCAGCCTGTTCAGCGGCATTCCTGTTGTCAGCATATCGGTCATCATATCGGCCGTATCCATGCCGTACTGCGCCAAGGTGCGATGCCATCTGTTCGCCTCAGGAACGAGTGCATGGGCCCCATGAAAGAGCCGGCGTGCCACCGGCCGAGGAACGAACCGCTCAATATCCTGCCGCATGCCCAACCGCTGATATTTCACGTAGCCCGCGAACATTTCATCCCCTCCGTCGCCTGACAGCGCGACCGTGATAGACTTTCTGGCCTCGCGACAGAGATAGAAGGTCGGCAAATAGGAATAGTCGTTGAACGGCTCATCGTAATGCCACAACAGACGGTCGAACACGGACGCCACATCTTCGGCCTGAACGGTCCGCTCGTGATGCACGGTTCCGTAGAGTTGAGCCACGGCCTTCGCCCAGGGCCGCTCGTCGTAACCATCCTCCTGAAAGCCGATCGTATACGTATTCACACAGGTGCCCGCTTTGCCGAGGGCGGCAATGACCGACGACGAATCGACGCCGCCGCTTAAAAACGCGCCGAGCGGCACATCGGATATGGTCATTTCCTTGCTGGCGGACTGAAGCGTTTCTAATATTTTAGGCTCCCAGCGGGCCACTGAATGATCGGGCGCATACTCAACATCCCAATAGGCGGCAGGAGCCTGTACCAGCGTGACGGTTCCGGATCGGAACCCTGCGGTCATGCAATGGCCGGGAGGAAGTTTATAGCACCCTTCCCATATGCTCTTGGGATCGGCGACAAATCCGAAGGTCAAGAAATCGACTAGCGCCGGATAATGAATCCGCTTGCGAAATCCAGGCCACTGGGTCAGCGCTTTCAATTCTGAGGAGAAGATGAAACATCCGTCGAGTACCGCATAGTAGAACGGCTTTTCCCCCACCCGATCGCGGGCGCAGAACAGCTGTCGTTCCGTGCGATCCCAAATAGCGAAGGCAAACATGCCGGATAGCTTGTCCACACACTGCTGCCCCCAATAGCGAAACGCCTCGATCAGCACTTCCGTATCGGAGGTGGTTCGAAAATCTACACCTCGCCCGGTCAACTCTTCACGGACGCTCCGATAGTTGTAGATTTCGCCGTTGAACGTGACGATGTACCGTCCGTCACCGGATACAAAGGGCTGATTGGCCTCCGGAGAGAGATCCACAATGGCCAGCCGCCGATGTCCGAGACAGACGAGCGCGTCCGGTGACAGCCAGATGCCGGCGGCATCCGGCCCGCGGTGGATCATGGAGTCGCGCATCACCTCAATGTGTTTCCGTTCAACGGGAGCGGACGACACCACTCCGACTATGCCGCACATCGCTCCGTCCCCTTTTGGCTTGATCGACTCCCGAGTGCCAGCGCCGATAACTCCACTCTGCGATGAATCCGATTCTCGGCATGCGCGCCAGCATCTGCATCGCCAGATACAACAACATCAACCGCCCACGCTGGATCTGGTGCCCGACAAGAATCCGGCAGGCCCGCACCTGCCTCAACATGTTCCGTGCCGCTGCGCGCTGGTCAAGGATGTAATGATTGACCGACACCATCAACAGATCTTCAGCCCGGTGCGCCTCATACTCGGCCAAGGCACGGGACGTTGCCAGCGCCTTGCCTCCATCCGCAAGATAGCGGTCCATAATCATGAAGAAATTCTCCGCCTTCTGGCGGAGATGCCGGTATCTCGACGACATGGCGGAATGGCCGCGCCGATAACGAAAGAGATACTCATCGACGACGACCAGCGGATATTTCCTGGCGATCCGAAGATACATTTCCAGATCTGCCGTATTATGAAACTGGTCCTGCCGATAGGTGCCGACATCCCGGTACACCGATGCGCGCACGAGGCAACTGGGACAACGCAAAAAGTGATTTTTGTACGTCAACAGCGCATTGAAAACGACCGGGTAACTGAGCGGATGCCCCCCTTGCACTTCCCTGGGTATCTGTAGCCTGCCGACCTCATGCCCCTCCAAATCGATGAAGATATCCTTGCAAAAGGCTGCGCCAGCCTCGGGATACCGCTCCAGCGCTGCGACTTCTTTTTCCACGATACACGGGTCGTAGACATCGTCCGCATGATAGATGGCAATGTACTCACCGTGCGCGGCGGCGATCGCCTCATTATCGTTCACGTATTGCCCGCGAT is part of the Nitrospira sp. genome and encodes:
- a CDS encoding glycosyltransferase: MSGGEPFKSPRLSVIVACTHTHRDLMPVLASLRAQEGAEALEIIVADGSGDRADRHSRGQDEGIMTLQFPQGTTLPVLWGAGIRQSRGALIAILDDCSVPDRRWAASILAAHESPDLVIGGAVDPSPERSLVDWAAYFCEYGQFMLPLPGGNVSELPGNNIAFKRAALSRGTEFIEQGFWKTYWCRSLQDEGVQLRSAPSMVVYDRKSYRLVPFLIRRYHHGRCFAGMRWTQLSPGMRFLYALGTPVLPVLFMWRMAGPIMRKRRYLPQFIRSLPVSIVAVASWSWGECCGYLAGPGRSGEWIR
- a CDS encoding glycosyltransferase, which gives rise to MATSSGAGAQVLPELSVVIGSHNAEASVAACLDAMQQQCAEGRAEIIVVDNSTDGTTAIVTAQFPGVRLLSTAPEQWVPELWEAGIRASRGPIIALTTAHCVPDGEWMAEILAAHRESDAAGIGGAIENEASSGIVDWAVYFCRYAKYMKPFAPYYIHDIPADNASYKRWALDRCTDVRVSGFWEPDVHAKLIADGCRLLMTPRIGVRHMRSFTFRAFMRQRFWHGRQFGSSNARRLPAAVRLVHIVAAPLIPFLMLSRIARQVLRRKRHRAQLLLAMPVTLLFLASWAAGECTGYVAPTGPRA
- a CDS encoding Gfo/Idh/MocA family oxidoreductase, with translation MMDAESQKTSAAARRPLRVGIVGAGLMGRWHAHAAKQAGGQIVAIADRNLDAATRLAGACGGRDAYADITELLRRVSCDLIHICTPLETHEQIAGIAIEAGKHVLIEKPAAPDAAGTQRLIQLAASRGVLICPVHQFVFQRGVIKARRLLGRIGRVLHLDAAFCTAGGAGRQERELDSIVAEILPHPLSLAQAFLPGGMVPDSWLRIRPQAGEFRAMTEAGGVTVSVMISLQARPTQSTVKIFGASGTIHLDLFHGYAFIEPGAVSKERKILRPFDLAVRRGVAASVNLGRRAFMREPAYPGLTGLVAELYEAARTGGRSPVSAEAMLNVARIRDLLMQGETHNGRAAVSHP
- a CDS encoding Gfo/Idh/MocA family oxidoreductase, yielding MVRLAVIGLGAVTKNIHLPAYRRLKDRLTLVGGCDVDPAARASMEQSGAFQAIYESPEEMLDKTKPDMVSICTPPFLHHSQCLDALARGCHVFCEKPLAESLTHADEIIRASARAQRSVVVNSQFPNMKMYQAAKKRIGSPEFGRLLFLHAWQTFRPTADTEAGWRASMKRRLCFEFGVHVFELVRYFFDATPSTLWAHMPRPIPGSTTESLNIMAMEFPDGRAASILLDRLSKGPERYLEMRLDGEHAAIHTSIGGELRFEVGMHTRQRKPFMGMHVVQGGQAVLQQAERATVIGTDGMNPFASATAVQVGHFLSAIEKGVAPAGTAADHKATLALTLAAYDAAESGRAIALAPYLDGTVPR
- a CDS encoding oligosaccharide flippase family protein is translated as MFGILLGIGGLQILGMLVNIARTKVLALWVGPEGIGIISSIDQTIQFVTHVCTLSLPFAAVKFLSKAHSEGGEAFRDGYVVFLKVLLFLSTVGALVAAGVVLFRADLFPAKIVPYQTLLVLGLLGIPATALAGLFPNVLAAAQQSTGSARLIVFTGIAMAVAGTLGLLAGGITGLYVASVCTITVLAVVVVEYLRRTLGLSIADCKVGIVAGFRRMGNVVSFSFLFYLGAIMSTGALLVTRYAVLETYGEAEAGFLQAGMAVALLMSAVLTPLNGLFFTPRVNRAGPKEEKFHVAVEFQKQMAMIVTVVSIPALLFPHVLLALAFSPKFLVAAQYMFLFMLWQTFTMYAGIYQALLIGLDDMVSFTTLSCLGSILAACSAVVLVPQYGVIGAASGFVAASALVTLGTFVRLKRWHGFVLPARLVWLMGYSLLVTVVLGGIFRQYDGWQYPMLLSKAAVALGALVGLFLFLSAKDRVALMSFSHKVRSGAW
- a CDS encoding glycosyltransferase family 10 — encoded protein: MSNKATNIMLYIDPPSHHFLRDRLFELEDGRPNGDQMNAPYVHLRAQLASQGIAVRTADYLLEAPPSAGRNVYVSMGQLENYPRIVKRSDTVASAFFAMECPIVEPSLYRGLNGVQCEFKRIYSWSDSDSLAPFVGSRLRLESMCWPQSFDRVHEAVWDQPRHKFMVMINSNKLPRLYVNELYTERQKAVEYFSRTNDIELYGPGWNDPSSRVGKTWVPATVRRIQREIVRRWHRIRPDPLLEAARRVYRGRANTKAEALSQYTFALCFENMILTGWITEKIFDCFFAGTVPIYWGAPNITDRIPAECFIDMRQFSNYPDLRAFLKSLDGQAIRAYRQNARDFLSSPQFRPFSKEAFADIFRTIIREDTGVAL
- the asnB gene encoding asparagine synthase (glutamine-hydrolyzing) encodes the protein MCGIVGVVSSAPVERKHIEVMRDSMIHRGPDAAGIWLSPDALVCLGHRRLAIVDLSPEANQPFVSGDGRYIVTFNGEIYNYRSVREELTGRGVDFRTTSDTEVLIEAFRYWGQQCVDKLSGMFAFAIWDRTERQLFCARDRVGEKPFYYAVLDGCFIFSSELKALTQWPGFRKRIHYPALVDFLTFGFVADPKSIWEGCYKLPPGHCMTAGFRSGTVTLVQAPAAYWDVEYAPDHSVARWEPKILETLQSASKEMTISDVPLGAFLSGGVDSSSVIAALGKAGTCVNTYTIGFQEDGYDERPWAKAVAQLYGTVHHERTVQAEDVASVFDRLLWHYDEPFNDYSYLPTFYLCREARKSITVALSGDGGDEMFAGYVKYQRLGMRQDIERFVPRPVARRLFHGAHALVPEANRWHRTLAQYGMDTADMMTDMLTTGMPLNRLRSVARGPLAQALKHYAPAETIRPLLLKASPERVGLINAMRYVDLKMTLAGDILVKVDRASMAVSLEVRPVYLHRDLVALAAKIPPHLLADRHQAKSVLKSALRAWLPDSVLYRPKQGFAMPLKRWMDGDLGQLFGRGPSENPVDHILDSAQLMADLLAGVSRGADGTAQIHSLYVLKHWLAKWA
- a CDS encoding glycosyltransferase is translated as MTGGSSTAPLVSIIVPVFNGEDYLRESLDSILAQTYPRIEIVVLDDASTDRTPEIIASYGDRVRYRRIPENRGQYVNDNEAIAAAHGEYIAIYHADDVYDPCIVEKEVAALERYPEAGAAFCKDIFIDLEGHEVGRLQIPREVQGGHPLSYPVVFNALLTYKNHFLRCPSCLVRASVYRDVGTYRQDQFHNTADLEMYLRIARKYPLVVVDEYLFRYRRGHSAMSSRYRHLRQKAENFFMIMDRYLADGGKALATSRALAEYEAHRAEDLLMVSVNHYILDQRAAARNMLRQVRACRILVGHQIQRGRLMLLYLAMQMLARMPRIGFIAEWSYRRWHSGVDQAKRGRSDVRHSRSGVVRSR